One segment of Nostoc piscinale CENA21 DNA contains the following:
- a CDS encoding alpha-amylase family glycosyl hydrolase, translating into MRYFDEYCEVHLDPSIAPCTWVFRTNEKICIRFGIHLSKNPDYGQIVYELNDGQGYCDVDRITTQTESVNENGFKMFSIVLPPIINGGGYRYKLGYVDTLGNEHTSKRSQFLFVCDEAPRSITEIPSEFLGYVNHQPLYGPKPKLAMTSSPNDWQARLFYSIIIDRFARSADNSRAGMSAVNYDPTSPHASHGGTIQGVIEQIDYLKSLGVSAIILSPVYVNAPDGYHGYHPIHLLMVDPRLGTLQCLRELVKKAHESNIAVILDVVNNHLADSINWEKYGSPVGGEFKYVQGDDSAVMPYPIEARNTFLFHGTEYTDMVNQRLFGFLEDWRTETTYVRELLIQHLKYWIAETDIDGFRYDSARHVGLDFWEPCVAEISRYASYLGKKQFLQIAEHAGSTHEEVIQYNSAKFTNFIDYPTYYTIKHSLNEDNHLRGLADYFCGFLPPSQRYHTAWQNNIMFLDNQDTTRIFHLFWSRLENIIEARIWLHFGLACLILGPQIPSIYQGTEQEFSGALGLYQKQDTREWIGHDCYVREDMFENSACVWQFGPINRKIFEPYDKNHQTFTLIKQLAKIRKRHPLIQRGKRTLLCSRSHELRCLLIHDNNDTQPLLVAINLGNNPVCEEAFTIPDCYGSFSDVDILITTGDGTFNIVEGGMRIKLQPFTFVLARLL; encoded by the coding sequence ATGCGCTATTTTGATGAATATTGTGAAGTACATCTAGACCCTAGTATTGCACCTTGTACTTGGGTATTTAGAACTAACGAAAAAATCTGTATCAGATTTGGCATTCACTTATCTAAAAACCCTGACTATGGTCAGATAGTCTATGAGTTAAATGATGGTCAAGGATATTGCGATGTAGATCGCATCACAACACAAACTGAAAGTGTGAACGAAAATGGCTTCAAAATGTTCTCAATCGTCCTCCCTCCAATCATCAATGGGGGAGGATATCGCTACAAATTAGGTTATGTGGATACCTTGGGTAATGAACATACAAGTAAGCGATCGCAGTTTTTATTTGTATGTGATGAAGCACCCCGTTCCATAACAGAAATCCCCTCTGAGTTTTTGGGCTATGTGAATCATCAACCTCTCTATGGGCCAAAACCTAAGTTAGCAATGACATCTAGTCCCAATGATTGGCAAGCACGTTTATTTTACTCAATCATCATTGATCGATTTGCTCGCAGTGCAGACAACAGTCGTGCTGGGATGAGTGCGGTCAACTACGATCCAACATCACCTCATGCAAGTCATGGTGGGACAATTCAGGGCGTTATTGAGCAGATAGATTATTTAAAGTCATTGGGTGTTAGTGCTATTATTCTCAGCCCTGTCTATGTGAATGCACCGGACGGCTATCATGGCTATCATCCTATTCATCTTTTGATGGTCGATCCACGTCTAGGTACACTTCAATGTCTAAGGGAACTAGTGAAAAAAGCTCATGAATCTAATATTGCCGTCATTTTAGACGTTGTTAACAATCATCTTGCAGATAGTATTAACTGGGAAAAGTATGGCAGCCCGGTAGGAGGAGAGTTTAAGTATGTGCAAGGAGATGATTCTGCGGTCATGCCTTATCCCATAGAAGCACGCAATACATTTCTCTTTCACGGGACAGAATACACTGATATGGTAAATCAAAGACTCTTTGGTTTCCTGGAAGATTGGCGTACTGAAACAACTTATGTACGCGAATTATTGATTCAACACCTCAAATATTGGATTGCAGAAACTGACATTGATGGTTTTCGTTACGATTCTGCTCGTCACGTTGGTCTTGATTTTTGGGAACCTTGTGTGGCAGAAATATCAAGATACGCTAGTTATTTAGGGAAAAAGCAGTTTCTACAAATAGCTGAACACGCTGGCAGTACTCATGAGGAAGTAATCCAATACAATAGCGCCAAATTTACAAATTTTATCGATTACCCAACCTATTACACCATTAAACATTCCTTGAATGAGGATAATCATCTAAGAGGATTGGCAGATTATTTTTGTGGCTTTCTCCCACCATCACAACGGTATCATACCGCTTGGCAGAACAATATTATGTTTCTGGATAATCAAGACACAACAAGGATTTTCCACCTATTTTGGAGCCGTTTAGAAAATATAATTGAGGCAAGAATCTGGTTACACTTTGGACTGGCTTGCTTGATTTTAGGGCCGCAAATACCATCTATCTATCAAGGAACAGAGCAAGAATTTTCCGGTGCTTTAGGACTGTATCAAAAACAAGATACCAGAGAGTGGATTGGTCATGATTGCTATGTGCGAGAAGATATGTTTGAAAACTCAGCTTGTGTTTGGCAGTTTGGCCCAATTAACCGCAAAATTTTTGAGCCATATGATAAAAATCACCAAACTTTTACACTGATTAAACAGCTTGCCAAAATTAGAAAGCGACATCCACTCATTCAGCGTGGAAAACGCACTTTATTATGCTCCAGAAGTCACGAGTTACGGTGTTTATTAATTCATGATAATAATGATACACAACCTCTTCTAGTGGCCATTAATTTGGGAAATAACCCAGTATGTGAAGAAGCTTTTACAATTCCTGATTGCTATGGTAGTTTTTCCGATGTTGATATACTCATCACTACTGGGGATGGAACATTCAATATTGTAGAAGGTGGTATGAGGATTAAACTGCAACCATTTACTTTTGTTTTAGCCAGGCTATTGTGA